A single genomic interval of Lodderomyces elongisporus chromosome 8, complete sequence harbors:
- the SEC5 gene encoding Exocyst complex component S5: MLSVELSDNELQAIYGLRTTKPTQRSDVLHIDQPSLELGSITAFPKLDIKEEEQYKLLDDLQSLGNESAVSISRHRQPDPEDPLKGRGSNVIQDLIRKQVVETPTDPKVSQYLISSQEFSSYRFLTTVHGGDSLEALGNSLKTLENNIRMHTDDLKDSIDDNFDSFIDCKQVIDRSLTEFVNQKTKVRQDKENSKVFNPRRHKLGGSTGAGSEAGANAGAGAGGIISTGASGSFELSSELELSLNNLITTTNLMIRPISDNRTREEKIGKVVELVKNNDFFFNLSSELIKHFTNNDNFKFIDTYNRYIREKDIYLDRISRKIKQQQQQQQQQFSKAGAGVSENNDLNALHKAQNDYGFELTLMTTVFHELDAIAEQYRNKVHGELLSLDFEVGKNGKYTVDSTSGDGNKFAALLESLAKMSSSKTDSGFGSEQEKSSVNIHIGPVRDFLIKQIEIIDKDFEYHVRKYDNKFLLMQKKITDYVQSLAKEKRDGSHVNYILDKYDKYSEERKLVKSYEDKLLAIEEAFDSNDLLDLSLVNETWLVLVNFVQYLEILFLRLAEKFLNNYTHYFRLGADPDGVIRNQFIDMVNRAVSIMAHLFDGDVKEGGKLQNQEMKPSYFKSFVPCYANSLSTIYHLGRIQVSVNNFMQQLGNLAGTLGNVSRYSNTNNLLKSLKSSSLHINTKILEAICSTWVNDCLQFSEMEDWKIEGKHNAKDGSCTKLMSVVECYQLYMIRKISKVTKTRTTSKDIRNEFNVVSKHASKQMLTGIEIQFMRTLKIIIDSMIRKYDTDRNINDEKLHKSAEYNVEIFKVLSMNNFDKLSRITYYKLLKEFDKHYSTNLGEQNLELIQVIEKARVTIIEDILKNEKAFFAKLTLNFFARLNPKFNDYGNGGGHKSRSDSKLIVDARPKVDAMIYEVLSHFVKLVNRIKPLTSENMFVTLLSELQNLFLKDLLSNVRNNQHFFTLRIVKNLLLDCYFLSAVFERSKQLKFDNKCKKLSQVLVKEISNIEVADGDGRGLNGADLEDALQESLENTAIQFNCF; the protein is encoded by the coding sequence ATGTTGTCGGTGGAACTATCTGATAATGAGCTTCAAGCCATATACGGCTTACGAACAACTAAACCTACACAACGAAGTGATGTCTTGCATATTGACCAACCAAGTTTAGAGCTCGGCTCAATAACCGCATTTCCGAAACTAGATATTAAGGAGGAAGAGCAATACAAATTACTAGACGACCTTCAAAGTTTGGGTAATGAAAGTGCGGTATCTATATCACGTCACCGACAACCAGACCCCGAAGATCCATTGAAAGGGAGAGGGTCCAATGTTATCCAAGACTTGATACGTAAGCAAGTTGTAGAAACTCCAACCGACCCAAAAGTGTCACAGTACCTTATAAGCTCACAGGAGTTTAGCTCATATAGATTTTTGACCACTGTTCATGGAGGAGACTCATTAGAGGCACTAGGAAACTCTTTGAAGACTTTGGAAAATAATATTCGAATGCACACAGACGACTTGAAGGATTCAATAGATGATAATTTTGACAGCTTTATTGATTGTAAACAAGTCATTGATAGGTCTCTCACGGAGTTTGTTAATCAGAAAACTAAAGTTAGACAAGATAAAGAGAATTCAAAAGTATTCAACCCTCGAAGACACAAATTGGGTGGTTCAACGGGAGCTGGATCGGAAGCTGGTGCAAATGCAGGCGCAGGTGCAGGAGGAATCATCAGTACTGGCGCATCGGGTCTGTTTGAATTGTCCTCAGAGTTAGAATTGTCTTTGAATAATCTAATCACCACTACAAATTTGATGATTAGACCTATCTCCGATAATAGAACACGCGAAGAGAAAATCGGCAAAGTTGTTGAGTTGGTCAAGAATAatgattttttctttaatcttTCATCTGAGTTGATCAAGCACTTTACAAACAATGACAACTTCAAATTCATTGACACGTATAATAGATATATACGAGAGAAGGATATTTATCTAGATAGGATTCTGCGCAAAATtaagcaacagcagcaacagcagcaacagcagttCTCAAAAGCAGGCGCTGGAGTGAGTGAAAATAATGATTTAAATGCTTTACACAAAGCTCAAAATGATTATGGTTTTGAATTGACTCTTATGACTACTGTGTTTCATGAGTTGGATGCAATTGCAGAGCAGTACCGCAACAAAGTCCATGGTGAGCTATTGTCATTAGATTTCGAAGTTGGTAAGAATGGTAAATACACTGTGGACCTGACCAGTGGTGACGGTAACAAATTTGCTGCACTTCTTGAAAGTTTGGCAAAAATGTCAAGTTCTAAAACTGATTCTGGTTTTGGTTccgaacaagaaaagagtaGTGTCAACATCCATATTGGACCCGTTAGGGATTTTCTCATTAAGCAAATTGAGATTATTGATAAAGATTTCGAATACCATGTGCGTAAGTATGATAACAAATTCTTGCttatgcaaaaaaaaataacagaTTACGTACAATCCTTAGCAAAAGAGAAGCGCGATGGATCGCATGTCAATTACATCTTGGACAAGTACGACAAATATagtgaagaaagaaaattggtGAAAAGCTACGAAGACAAATTGTTGGCGATTGAAGAAGCATTTGACAGTAATGATTTGTTGGATTTGAGTTTAGTTAATGAGACGTGGCTAGTTCTCGTTAATTTTGTTCAATATTTAGAAATATTGTTTCTTCGATTAGCTGAGAAATTTTTAAACAATTATACGCACTATTTCAGATTGGGTGCAGACCCTGATGGAGTTATACGGAACCAGTTTATAGATATGGTGAATCGTGCTGTATCTATTATGGCACATTTGTTTGATGGTGACGTAAAGGAAGGAggaaaattgcaaaaccAAGAAATGAAACCGTCATACTTTAAAAGCTTTGTTCCATGCTATGCAAACTCCTTATCGACAATCTATCATCTCGGTAGAATCCAGGTGCTGGTGAATAATTTTATGCAACAATTGGGAAATCTAGCGGGTACATTGGGCAATGTCAGCAGATATTCAAATACCAACAATTTACTCAAAAGCTTGAAAAGTTCGTCTTTGCATATAAATACCAAAATTTTGGAAGCCATTTGTTCAACTTGGGTCAACGATTGTCTACAATTTAGCGAGATGGAGGACTGGAAAATTGAAGGTAAGCATAATGCCAAGGATGGCTCGTGCACTAAGCTTATGAGTGTAGTTGAATGTTATCAATTATATATGATCCGGAAGATTTCCAAAGTAACCAAAACGAGGACTACTTCGAAGGACATTCGGAATGAGTTTAATGTTGTTTCGAAACATGCAAGCAAGCAAATGCTTACGGGTATCGAGATACAGTTTATGAGAACTTTGAAGATTATTATTGATTCCATGATTAGAAAATACGATACTGACAGAAATATCAATGATGAAAAGCTCCACAAGTCTGCTGAATATAATGTGGAgattttcaaagttttgagTATGAACAATTTTGATAAACTTTCAAGAATTACATATTACAAACTCCTTAAGGAGTTTGATAAACATTATCTGACCAATTTGGGGGAGCAGAACTTGGAGTTGATTCAAGTCATCGAGAAGGCTAGAGTCACAATCATTGAAGATATcttaaaaaatgaaaaagctTTTTTCGCCAAACTCACGTTAAATTTCTTTGCTCGTCTCAATCCAAAATTCAACGATTATGGAAATGGTGGTGGCCACAAACTGCGTCTGGATCTGAAATTGATTGTAGATGCCAGACCCAAAGTTGATGCAATGATATATGAAGTTTTGCTGCATTTCGTTAAGCTCGTGAATAGGATAAAGCCATTAACGAGTGAAAATATGTTTGTTACACTATTGAGCGAGTTacaaaatttatttttgaagGATTTGTTGAGCAATGTgcggaataatcaacacttttttactttaagGATTGTCAAGAATCTTCTTTTGGattgttattttttgtcCGCGGTATTTGAGCGATCGAAGCAATTAAAGTTTGATAATAAATGTAAGAAATTAAGCCAGGTTCTTGTGAAGGAGATCTCCAATATTGAAGTAGCAGATGGAGATGGCAGGGGATTGAATGGCGCGGATTTAGAGGATGCGTTGCAAGAGAGCTTGGAAAATACGGCGATACAATTTAATTGTTTTTAA
- the wos2 gene encoding p23 chaperone protein wos2 (BUSCO:EOG09265BE5), with the protein MSSTTHTPNVLWAQRSSATDAEKNVVLLTIEIVDPTNLNIDLKPTYLTVKANSSKSEQPYELKIDFFRDIDPENSKINTGNGNHIYMVLRKAEAEEEYWPRLTKEKLKYHYIKTDFDKWVDEDEQDEVNDEEDLMGGMGGMGGMGGMGGMPGMEGMGGMGGMPGMGGMGGPGGMDFSQLLAGMGGAGGAGGSPDLSALANQLGAAGGKDLLSDDSLGAEGSAEDTGEGENSEDGEKVEEIN; encoded by the coding sequence ATGTCCAGTACAACTCATACTCCTAACGTGTTATGGGCGCAACGTTCTAGTGCCACCGACGCAGAGAAAAACGTGGTTTTATTGACTATTGAGATAGTTGACCCAACAAACTTAAATATTGACTTGAAACCTACATACTTGACTGTGAAGGCAaattcatcaaaatcaGAACAGCCATATGAATTAaagattgatttttttaGAGATATTGACCCAGAAAATTCCAAAATTAATACTGGAAATGGAAACCATATCTACATGGTATTGAGaaaagcagaagcagaggAAGAGTACTGGCCAAGAttaacaaaagagaagttGAAGTACCACTACATCAAAACTGATTTTGATAAATGGGTAGACGAAGACGAACAAGACGAGGTTaacgatgaagaagatttgATGGGTGGAATGGGTGGCATGGGTGGCATGGGTGGCATGGGTGGCATGCCAGGTATGGAAGGAATGGGCGGTATGGGCGGAATGCCAGGAATGGGTGGTATGGGTGGCCCAGGAGGTATGGACTTTTCACAATTGCTCGCTGGAATGGGTGGTGCCGGTGGCGCCGGTGGCTCTCCAGATTTGAGTGCTTTGGCCAATCAATTAGGTGCAGCAGGAGGTAAAGATCTCCTTTCTGATGATTCTCTCGGTGCTGAAGGTTCTGCTGAAGATACTGGTGAAGGGGAAAACTCTGAAGATGGCGAGAAGgttgaagaaataaattaa
- the REB1 gene encoding RNA polymerase I enhancer binding protein, with protein MTVKPHESKRRKVRSSSQLQASKSKSDGLMAHNDLFHDGKSMKPNNVDLLNEELGLEHGAKLEANKSATVKKNGVLRSNAKTLKVGDVIEESNNNNNNNNNKTNETNKISKTNENVENYTISREQFLKNSYRNVIGIDELVSIASKRAEEWYESQKVQVEDNKKSRPFSSMEDDIIDSYLNGVCYFNNNWTRQQLCERIWSEERKVDSFWKNIYKIFPYRSKSSVYKHVRRRYHIFDLRAKWSEQDDEKLKELALVHPGKWKQIGELLGRMPEDCRDRWRNYIKCGTTRAKKRWSPDEEQKLITIVNEMIYTLKDSDYNDENNGNTMDENKDKNKNINDDTNSISDSNPIWIPNAKDVNWTIVSEKMNGVRSRIQCRYKWLKLNEKSSVISKPGMGQDDIVWLLKQIKKSKVLSMNDIKWKKIVKKYTKERPAGIRWTKEDFENALILQRASDDKASEHDFQKMINNRLSELEKVHSVT; from the coding sequence ATGACAGTCAAGCCTCATGAAAGCAAAAGACGAAAAGTACGATCATCGTCTCAACTTCAGGCATcgaaatcaaaatcagaTGGGCTAATGGCACACAATGATTTGTTTCATGACGGAAAATCTATGAAGCCGAACAATGTTGACTTATTGAATGAAGAATTGGGATTGGAGCATGGAGCTAAGCTTGAGGCTAACAAGTCAGCCAccgtaaagaaaaatggcGTACTTCGTAGCAACGCTAAAACATTAAAGGTGGGTGATGTTATTGAAGAgagtaacaacaacaacaacaacaacaacaacaaaacaaatgaaacaaataaaattagCAAGACAAACGAGAATGTTGAAAACTATACCATCTCTAGAGAgcaatttctcaaaaaCAGTTACAGGAACGTAATAGGAATTGATGAGCTTGTGTCTATTGCATCCAAAAGGGCCGAAGAATGGTATGAATCACAGAAAGTACAGGTTGAGGACAATAAGAAGTCGCGACCGTTCTCATCAATGGAAGATGATATCATTGACAGTTACTTGAATGGGGTATGTTATTTCAATAATAATTGGACGAGACAGCAACTATGTGAACGAATTTGGAGCGAAGAGCGCAAAGTTGATAGCTTTTGgaagaatatatataaaattttTCCATACAGATCGAAATCGAGTGTTTACAAACACGTGAGACGACGGTATCACATTTTTGATTTGCGTGCAAAATGGTCTGAGCAGGACgatgaaaaattgaaggaaTTGGCATTAGTGCATCCTGGTAAATGGAAACAAATTGGTGAACTTTTGGGAAGAATGCCAGAAGATTGCAGGGACCGTTGGCGTAATTACATCAAGTGTGGAACCACTAGAGCCAAGAAAAGATGGTCACCTgatgaagaacaaaaattgataaCAATTGTCAATGAAATGATATACACTTTGAAGGACCTGGATTATAATGATGAAAACAACGGCAACACTATGGACGAAAACAAggacaaaaacaaaaacattaaCGATGATACTAACTCCATTTCTGACTCTAATCCCATATGGATCCCAAATGCAAAGGATGTCAATTGGACCATTGTTAGTGAGAAAATGAATGGTGTCAGATCTAGAATACAATGTAGATACAAATGGCTTAAGCTAAATGAAAAATCAAGCGTGATTTCAAAACCGGGAATGGGTCAAGATGATATAGTCTGGCTTTTGAAGCAAATCAAGAAACTGAAAGTGCTATCAATGAATGATATCAAGTGGAAGAAAATTGTGAAGAAATATACAAAGGAAAGACCAGCTGGAATAAGATGGACTAAAGAGGACTTTGAAAACGCCTTGATATTGCAGAGAGCCAGTGATGATAAAGCATCTGAACATGACTTTCAAAAAATGATTAATAATAGGCTCTCTGAATTGGAAAAAGTACATTCTGTAACATAG
- a CDS encoding uncharacterized protein (BUSCO:EOG09263J7D), with product MRGILSNRTVFAVNRRQFSASYVRFHAIPESSSEPTSSSSSSSSSAAAAELPMEHKLSNKELRERAIAEALAREEAALQKQKEIVLMTQRSQELIDTLNKTPTVLINERIAKLNEDLSGLPGDKVKQLDEDLKEYILANMKLTEELSKNRPWYSKEDAKKTDSSASEDAGPGESSSSSVTSQYSSQYPNLRPTPEYKNYSEYELYIRQLNYLRTTASLGSKMKHVYKPERDTHTPTNISKTTISTLLAAGCHFGQSVASFRPSFQPFVYGTYNGVHVIDLNKTLEQLQLACKVIEGVSEKGGSILFVGTHKNWSIRESLIAAANRSRGYYVSKRWIPGTITNYVEVTKQISDPFQKQQIDMADEVISTGKEHNSIIKPDLVVLLNPVENRNCIKECLAACIPTIGLCDSDMEPSLLTYPIPCNDDGVRSVNLMLGVMSKAAETGLNRRLGVVKQLRDEENRRREKQQNAIEAADEEF from the coding sequence ATGAGAGGCATTCTACTGAACAGGACCGTGTTTGCGGTAAATAGAAGACAGTTTCTGGCAAGCTACGTTAGGTTTCATGCTATTCCGGAGTCATCTTCGGAGCCAACTTCGTCTTCGTCCTCATCCTCCAGctcagcagcagcagcagaacTTCCGATGGAGCACAAATTATCCAACAAGGAGTTAAGAGAACGTGCTATTGCAGAGGCTTTGGCAAGAGAGGAAGCTGCGCTTCAAAAGCAGAAAGAGATTGTATTGATGACTCAGCGATCTCAGGAGTTGATTGATACGTTGAACAAGACTCCAACGGTTTTGATAAACGAACGAATTGCAAAACTTAATGAGGACTTGAGTGGTTTGCCAGGAGATAAAGTTAAACAACTTGATGAAGATTTGAAAGAGTATATACTTGCAAACATGAAATTGACCGAGGAGCTTTCCAAAAACCGTCCATGGTATAGTAAAGAGGACGCAAAGAAAACCGACTCTTCCGCTTCAGAAGACGCCGGACCGGGAGAATCGTCAAGTTCGTCTGTTACGAGTCAGTATAGTTCTCAATACCCCAATTTGAGACCAACTCCagaatacaaaaattaCTCAGAATACGAGCTCTATATTAGACAGTTGAATTACCTTAGAACCACTGCGTCGTTGGGTTCAAAAATGAAGCACGTCTATAAACCCGAAAGAGACACACATACACCAACAAACATCTCAAAAACCACTATCAGTACATTATTAGCCGCAGGATGCCATTTTGGTCAATCTGTTGCTTCCTTTAGACCTAGCTTCCAGCCATTCGTGTATGGTACTTATAATGGAGTTCACGTGATCGATCTTAATAAAACCCTTGAACAGTTGCAACTCGCTTGTAAAGTTATTGAGGGGGTAAGTGAAAAAGGTGGTTCTATATTGTTTGTTGGCACACATAAGAATTGGTCCATAAGGGAATCGTTAATTGCAGCTGCCAATAGGTCAAGAGGATACTATGTTTCCAAAAGGTGGATTCCTGGTACCATCACAAATTACGTTGAAGTGACAAAGCAGATTCTGGACCCTTTTCAGAAGCAGCAAATTGATATGGCAGACGAAGTGATCAGCACAGGGAAAGAGCACAATCTGATTATTAAGCCAGATTTAGTTGTACTCTTGAATCCAGTGGAAAACAGAAACTGTATCAAGGAGTGTTTAGCGGCATGTATACCTACAATCGGGCTTTGTGATTCCGATATGGAACCCAGTTTGTTAACATATCCAATTCCATGTAATGATGATGGCGTCAGATCAGTGAATTTGATGCTTGGAGTCATGTCGAAGGCTGCAGAAACAGGTTTAAACAGAAGACTTGGAGTTGTTAAGCAGTTGAGAGATGAGGAAAACAGGCGCcgagaaaaacaacaaaacgcGATCGAAGCAGCAGATGAAGAGTTCTAA
- the CCZ1 gene encoding vacuolar fusion protein ccz1 — MSSYFSFFSQLNRSEIKRSSTGNGIEHFDHEEESLPCQIQYICVFTTATKNDERGNNNDDAGASEKSSQDALTRILVFVENDDGTISSLLRKQFEERLPGLLQGVGGFLQQFDGVQQYDTYKHGDGKGDGYGVQKSRCLAEPLIIKSKSNTLIVLELENDHFFVCSVSSTNSPAIHQLQHLVYGYQQRFTFSQKPLSVLRQTLDSNVLADTLDVYWKSFLIAFNKGHHEVEGIRWLNSLNRAGALLGFSNTSKPAYKQSSMRAPQNIMEEIATSLRSMQIVPHGLIVSSLDETEISKYGFVNCHSVTSKFSRDTLVDVYRYLEYEVPVFSKVKSKMNSESKLRSKLRSKSRSKSKLNQKPDLKSRQVATGDRTNLDNSSEGYSSYNPLHLAGNLLTMPIYSVSEYISQRGINDAHTNVYEETNNNENNIQASNWSLVPSFLRSTGTGSEPLATHEAHTTMGRCYFLESDNNHENANQDAEGEQEEEQVEEQVEEEESEAQENHDSDDQGCFFFDEASESGSLKVVYISDYEGIVMKCGLLTFVKKKIAISLIYEDPELEVLNLNNFCNQLKTFVLDDLVDEVESTFGYGSSISKSNLSHSFNSVQSLTFAQIAANLEDGFSYIIYDEPRNCYQTSLSFLPFDVLEKKTVYHIHDQLYKTIGPLVEKWKLSQKTQRVNEFFHKFSTDSGNDWIVYYVKHGSKVIVVVKKQSKTCKNTLYRDTSTSVQVDKSLLNQMSGTISNYANLGFLLNLSDDVKYWLGMIIENSEFDERVDNNDEHGIAIDTESSIENIN, encoded by the coding sequence ATGAGCAGCtattttagtttttttagTCAATTGAACCGGTCAGAGATCAAGAGAAGTAGTACTGGTAATGGTATAGAGCATTTTGACCACGAAGAAGAATCTTTACCGTGTCAGATTCAATACATTTGCGTCTTCACCACAGCAACGAAAAACGACGAAAGGGGCAATAACAACGATGATGCTGGTGCATCTGAGAAATCTAGTCAAGATGCTTTGACCCGTATACTAGTATTCGTGGAAAACGATGATGGAACCATATCAAGTTTGCTACGGAAACAATTTGAAGAGCGATTACCGGGTTTACTTCAAGGGGTCGGTGGCTTTTTGCAACAGTTTGACGGAGTACAACAATATGACACATATAAACATGGAGATGGAAAGGGAGATGGTTATGGAGTCCAAAAAAGCAGATGCCTTGCAGAACCTCTCATTATCAAGTCAAAGAGTAACACATTAATTGTTTTGGAATTAGAAAATGACCATTTTTTTGTATGCTCAGTATCATCGACAAATAGCCCCGCTATCCACCAGTTACAACATCTCGTTTACGGATACCAACAAAGGTTTACTTTCTCACAAAAGCCACTTTCAGTGTTGCGACAAACTTTGGATTCAAACGTGCTTGCCGACACATTGGACGTCTATTGGAAAAGCTTTCTTATAGCATTCAATAAAGGACATCACGAAGTTGAGGGAATTAGGTGGTTAAATTCTTTAAACAGAGCGGGAGCTTTGCTTGGGTTTAGCAACACTTCCAAACCCGCATATAAGCAATCTTCTATGAGAGCACCACAAAATATCATGGAAGAAATAGCCACGAGCTTGAGATCTATGCAAATAGTTCCACATGGTCTTATTGTTTCAAGCTTGGACGAAACCGAAATCAGTAAGTATGGATTTGTGAACTGCCATAGCGTAACTTCAAAATTTTCCAGAGATACGTTAGTAGATGTTTATCGTTACTTAGAATACGAAGTCCCTGTTTTTTCAAAGGTCAAACTGAAAATGAATCTGGAACTGAAATTGAGACTGAAATTGAGACTGAAACTGAGACTGAAACTGAAATTGAACCAGAAACCAGACTTAAAACTGAGACAGGTTGCTACTGGTGATAGAACTAATTTAGACAATAGTAGTGAGGGATATTCCCTGTATAATCCATTGCATTTGGCCGGTAATCTTTTGACGATGCCCATATATAGTGTGTCAGAGTACATTTCACAACGGGGCATAAATGATGCACACACCAACGTTTACGaggaaacaaacaacaatgaaaacaatattCAGGCTTCTAATTGGTCGTTGGTTCCATCTTTTTTGAGATCAACAGGTACAGGTTCTGAACCTCTAGCCACACACGAAGCGCATACAACTATGGGGAGATGTTACTTCCTAGAAAGTGACAACAACCACGAGAATGCTAATCAAGATGCAGAAGGAGAACAAGAGGAAGAACAAGTGGAAGAACAagtggaggaggaggagctGGAGGCGCAGGAAAATCACGATTCTGATGATCAGGGgtgcttttttttcgatGAAGCATCAGAGAGTGGGTCTCTCAAGGTCGTTTACATCCTGGATTATGAAGGTATTGTAATGAAATGTGGACTTCTCACTTTtgtcaaaaagaaaattgcaATATCACTCATTTACGAGGACCCAGAGCTTGAAGTGCTCAACTTGAATAATTTTTGTAATCAGCTCaaaacttttgttttagATGATCTCGttgatgaagttgaaaGTACTTTTGGATATGGTAGTAGTATAAGCAAGAGCAATTTAAGCCATAGCTTCAATTCCGTGCAGTCCTTGACTTTTGCGCAGATAGCCGCGAATTTAGAGGATGGTTTCTCATACATTATTTACGACGAGCCTAGAAATTGTTACCAGACATCTCTATCTTTCTTACCATTTGACGTattggagaaaaaaacagtCTACCATATTCATGATCAACTATACAAAACAATTGGACCTTTAGTTGAGAAGTGGAAGCTCCTGCAGAAGACACAACGAGTTAACGAGTTTTTTCATAAATTTTCAACAGATAGTGGGAACGATTGGATAGTTTACTATGTGAAGCATGGTCTGAAAGTTATCGTCGTTGTCAAAAAGCAGAGTAAAACCTGCAAAAATACTCTCTACAGAGACACAAGTACTTCTGTGCAAGTTGACAAATCACTTTTAAACCAAATGAGTGGCACAATTTCGAATTACGCGAATTTAGGATTCTTGCTTAACTTGAGTGATGATGTCAAGTATTGGCTAGGCATGATTATCGAAAACTCCGAGTTTGATGAAAGAGTCGACAACAATGATGAACACGGAATCGCAATTGACACGGAAAGCAGTATTGAAAACATAAATTAA